One Aegilops tauschii subsp. strangulata cultivar AL8/78 chromosome 7, Aet v6.0, whole genome shotgun sequence genomic window carries:
- the LOC109748962 gene encoding UDP-glycosyltransferase 83A1, producing the protein MATAAPHVMVLPLAAQGHVTPLMELSHRLVEHGLEVTFVCTEPTHALVIDALRLRETTVEGIHLVSMPDGLADGDDRRDLGKVLDALSRCMPGYVEELVREKKVTWLVADANLGSLCFEAAKKLGVRVASFFPASAACLGTLSRIPQLIEDGFFDDKGFPKRREAVELAPEMPPVYTSHMLWSVDGGPEVQHVVFQLVCRNTEAASLADVVVCNSFLEAEATAFELFPDILPIGPLLADPGKPVGQFLPEDTRCLGWLNAHPVGSVVYVAFGTSTVFEPRQFRELAEGLELTDRPFLWVVRPDFTSGAGISKAWFDEFEGRVAGKGMVVSWCSQQQVLAHRAVACFVSHCGWNSTMEGVRNGVPFLCWSRLKVDQYTNRSYICDIWRTGLAVSPGEDGAVTKEEVSTKLEQVMGDHGISERARMLRDAARRSLGEGGSSYENFKRFISLLKE; encoded by the exons ATGGCCACGGCGGCGCCTCACGTCATGGTGCTGCCGCTCGCGGCGCAGGGCCACGTGACCCCGCTCATGGAGCTGTCGCACCGCCTCGTCGAGCACGGCCTCGAGGTCACCTTCGTCTGCACCGAGCCCACCCATGCGCTCGTCATCGACGCCCTGCGACTGCGAGAAACCACCGTGGAGGGGATCCACCTGGTCTCCATGCCGGACGGCCTGGCCGACGGCGACGACCGCAGGGACCTCGGCAAGGTCCTGGACGCGCTCTCCCGGTGCATGCCGGGCTACGTGGAGGAGCTCGTCAGGGAGAAGAAGGTGACGTGGCTCGTCGCCGACGCCAACCTGGGGTCCTTGTGCTTCGAGGCCGCCAAGAAGCTCGGCGTCAGGGTCGCTTCCTTCTTCCCGGCGTCCGCGGCATGCCTTGGGACGCTGTCCAGGATTCCCCAGCTCATAGAGGATGGCTTCTTCGACGACAAAG GCTTCCCGAAGCGACGAGAGGCGGTGGAGCTGGCCCCCGAGATGCCGCCGGTCTACACGTCGCACATGCTGTGGAGTGTCGACGGCGGGCCCGAGGTGCAGCACGTGGTCTTCCAGCTGGTGTGTCGGAATACCGAGGCGGCCAGCCTCGCCGACGTCGTCGTGTGCAACTCGTTCCTCGAAGCGGAGGCCACGGCGTTCGAGCTGTTCCCTGACATACTGCCCATCGGCCCGCTGCTCGCCGACCCAGGAAAGCCCGTGGGGCAGTTCCTGCCGGAGGACACGAGATGCCTCGGCTGGCTCAACGCGCATCCCGTCGGCTCCGTCGTGTACGTGGCGTTCGGCACCTCCACCGTCTTCGAGCCCCGCCAGTTCCGGGAGCTCGCCGAGGGGCTGGAGCTCACCGACCGGCCCTTCCTGTGGGTGGTTCGTCCGGACTTCACGTCCGGCGCCGGCATCAGCAAGGCGTGGTTCGACGAGTTCGAAGGCCGCGTCGCCGGCAAGGGCATGGTCGTCAGCTGGTGCTCCCAGCAGCAG GTTCTGGCGCACCGGGCCGTGGCGTGCTTCGTGTCCCACTGCGGATGGAACTCGACCATGGAAGGGGTGAGGAACGGCGTGCCCTTCCTGTGCTGGTCCAGACTGAAGGTCGACCAGTACACCAACCGGAGCTACATCTGCGACATCTGGAGGACCGGCCTGGCCGTGTCGCCTGGCGAAGATGGGGCtgtgaccaaggaggaggtgAGCACCAAGCTGGAACAGGTCATGGGTGACCATGGCATCTCGGAGAGGGCACGGATGCTCAGGGACGCCGCTCGCAGGAGTCTCGGCGAGGGCGGCTCGTCGTATGAGAATTTCAAGAGATTCATTAGCCTCCTAAAGGAGTGA